From one Lycium ferocissimum isolate CSIRO_LF1 chromosome 7, AGI_CSIRO_Lferr_CH_V1, whole genome shotgun sequence genomic stretch:
- the LOC132063718 gene encoding trihelix transcription factor ASIL2: MDHKVAGNHQNQEISNTDDFSTRIIKPQNYHAATGTGNSDRLKRDEWSEGAVSCLLEAYEAKWILRNRAKLKGQDWEDVAKHVSARGNNTKSPKTQTQCKNKIESMKKRYRSESATAADASSWPLYPRLDLLLRGNNASAASSSLIPPPPPPPLPTLPNTNCVIDVVEPPQPPAVQPPPPAPVALPVGNGDQNSHGSNGLDRGAKEDIMDTKLSDNAAAPDKNATAATNSSSTPALYSDKSKSKNVKLRSKKRKRAAPEGWEIGESIRLLAEVVVRSEQARMETMRDIERMRAEAEAKRGEMDLKRTEIIANTQLEIAKLFASITKGSVDSSLRIGRNSP, encoded by the exons ATGGATCATAAAGTAGCTGGGaatcatcaaaatcaagaaatctcTAACACAGATGATTTCTCAACGAGGATTATTAAGCCGCAAAATTACCATGCTGCCACTGGCACTGGGAACAGTGATAGACTGAAGAGAGATGAATGGAGTGAAGGTGCAGTTTCGTGTCTTCTCGAAGCTTATGAAGCGAAATGGATACTCCGTAACAGAGCTAAGCTTAAAGGACAAGACTGGGAGGACGTCGCCAAACACGTGTCCGCGCGTGGTAATAACACGAAATCGCCTAAAACTCAGACGCAGTGTAAGAACAAAATTGAGTCTATGAAGAAGAGGTACCGATCGGAATCTGCTACTGCTGCTGATGCTTCTTCGTGGCCGCTTTATCCTCGACTCGACCTTTTGTTACGTGGAAATAACGCGTCTGCGGCTTCATCTTCTCTAATTCCTCCTCCGCCGCCGCCGCCTCTGCCGACGCTGCCTAATACTAATTGTGTGATCGACGTCGTGGAACCACCGCAGCCACCGGCGGTACAACCTCCACCTCCGGCTCCGGTGGCTTTGCCTGTTGGGAATGGTGATCAGAATTCACATGGTTCTAATGGTCTTGATAGAGGAGCAAAG GAAGACATAATGGATACCAAATTATCGGACAATGCAGCAGCACCAGACAAAAACGCAACGGCGGCTACAAATAGCAGCAGCACGCCAGCACTCTACAGCGACAAGAGCAAGTCGAAGAACGTTAAATTGAGATCAAAGAAGCGAAAGAGGGCGGCACCGGAAGGGTGGGAAATCGGAGAGAGCATACGTCTGCTAGCTGAAGTAGTCGTAAGGTCAGAGCAAGCACGAATGGAGACGATGAGAGACATTGAAAGAATGAGAGCTGAAGCTGAGGCCAAAAGAGGAGAAATGGACCTTAAGCGAACTGAGATCATTGCGAACACTCAGCTTGAGATTGCTAAGCTCTTTGCTAGTATTACCAAAGGATCAGTTGACTCTTCATTGAGAATTGGAAGAAATTCACCATGA
- the LOC132063717 gene encoding U-box domain-containing protein 11: MEVKRRAVKNLVMKLSSVSEQTRTEAICELRLISKNDSDSRPLIADAGAVPYLSESLYSSNKLSQENATATLHNLSISSKELLMSTRGLLDALSHALRNPSSPFVAQCAAATIFSLLTFESYRPIIGHKRDILFGLIDIIKNPSSDSRTVKDALKALFGIALYPLNRAQIIELGAVNPLFSMLCNDGRVGILEDVTAVIAQIAGCEESWEAFRKISGVGVLVDLLDSSTGSSSRTKENAVSALLNLVQCGGEETVNSVRGVVLGAVDGIIEVAENGTDKGRSKAMALLKILDASSCMFQEEEGMDCLSNHSL; this comes from the coding sequence ATGGAGGTCAAACGAAGAGCAGTAAAGAACCTCGTTATGAAACTAAGTTCCGTCTCAGAGCAAACACGAACTGAAGCAATCTGCGAACTCAGATTAATTTCCAAAAACGATTCCGACAGCAGACCGTTAATCGCAGACGCCGGCGCAGTTCCATACTTGTCGGAATCCTTGTATTCATCAAACAAGTTGTCTCAAGAGAACGCAACCGCCACGTTGCATAACCTCTCAATTTCCTCCAAAGAATTGTTAATGTCCACGCGCGGACTCCTGGACGCGCTCTCTCACGCGCTCCGAAACCCTAGTTCCCCTTTCGTTGCTCAGTGTGCTGCTGCAACCATCTTCAGCTTATTAACGTTTGAATCTTATCGGCCAATCATTGGGCACAAGAGGGATATACTTTTTGGGCTTATAGATATTATAAAGAACCCTAGTTCGGATTCAAGAACTGTTAAAGATGCGCTCAAAGCGCTTTTTGGTATCGCGCTTTACCCGTTGAATCGTGCTCAAATTATCGAGCTTGGAGCTGTAAATCCGTTGTTTTCGATGTTATGTAATGATGGTAGAGTTGGGATATTGGAAGATGTTACAGCTGTGATTGCTCAAATTGCGGGTTGTGAAGAGAGCTGGGAGGCGTTTAGGAAGATTTCAGGTGTTGGGGTGTTAGTGGATTTGTTGGATAGTTCTACTGGATCAAGCAGTAGAACTAAAGAGAACGCGGTTTCAGCCTTGCTGAATTTGGTGCAATGTGGCGGTGAAGAGACGGTCAATAGTGTTCGAGGTGTAGTTTTAGGGGCAGTGGATGGTATTATTGAAGTGGCGGAAAATGGAACGGATAAAGGGAGGAGCAAGGCGATGGCGTTGTTGAAGATACTTGATGCAAGTTCTTGTATGTTTCAAGAGGAGGAGGGGATGGATTGCTTATCGAATCACTCATTATGA